The Sphingosinicellaceae bacterium genome includes the window CTCGGCGTCGGAGGTGCAGATCGCCGTATAAGGCGCATCCTGCTTGCCGATCCGCATGCTCGCCTCCAATTACTTCGAAATTCGAACTTGTTTTCGTTATGCGAAAACTATACTGGGCGTCAAGCGTACACGGTGGCAGTGGATTGCCAAACAGGCTGCGGCGGGTATTCGCTCGAAGTCGAGGAGAGACTGATGGCCTTGCCGCTCGCCGGTATCCAGGTGCTCGAGATGGGCACTTTCATCACCGGGCCCGCGGCGGGGATGATGCTCGCCGATCTCGGGGCGGAGGTCATCAAGGTCGAGCAGCCGGTCACCGGAGATCCCTTCCGCTCGTTCCGCGGTGGGCTGTATGCGCCGCACTTCCAGACCTGGAACCGCAACAAGAAGAGCATCACGCTTGAAACCCGCACCCCCGCCGGCCGCACCGCACTGAACGGCCTGGTCGCCGGCGCCGATGTCTTCATCCAGAACTTCCGGCCCGGCGTCGCGGCCAAACTCGGCGTCGATGCCGAGCGGCTGCAGCGAATCAATCCGCGCCTCGTCTATTGCTCGATCTCGGGATTCGGCAGCACCGGCCCCGACCGTGACCGCCCGGCCTTCGACACCGTCGCCCAGGCCGCGAGCGGCTTTCTGCGGCTACTGCTAAACCCCGGCAAGCCGCGCGTCGTCGGCCCCGCCATCGCCGACGTGATGACCGGCTTCTACGCGGCGCAGGGCATCCTCGCGGCGCTCCACGACCGCCACGCCACCGGTCGCGGGCGCCTCGTCGAGACGTCGATGTTCGAGGCGATGTGCCACTTCAATCTCGACGATTTCACCCACCTGCTGTCGGACGGCCAGCTGATGGGCCCGTACAGCCGCCCGCACGTCAGCCAGTCCTATGTCTTCCAGTGCAGCGACGGCCAGTGGCTGGCGCTGCACATGTCGTCGCCGCCGAAGTTCTGGGAGAACCTCGCGGTTGCCGTCGACCAGCCCGGCATGCTGGCCCTGCCCGCCTTCGCCAGCCGCGAGGCCCGCATCGCCCACTATGAGGACGTCCTCGCCTTTCTCGCGCCGATCTTCGCGACACGGAGCCGTGCCGAATGGTGCGCCCGCCTGACCGAGCTCGAGGTGCCGAACGCGGCGGTCGCGACCTCGGCGGAAGTGCTGGCGTCACCGCAAGCGCGCCACCTGCAGCTGGAGATCGCCGCACCCGGCCCGATGGGCGAGTTCCGCACCATTCGCTCGCCGCTCAGTTTCGACGGCGAGCGAGCGCTGTCCGTCACCGCACCGCCGCTGCTCGGGGCCGACAACGACGCCATCCTTGGACCCCAGGACCGCGCCGCTGCCCGGTAGCGGCCTTGCATCATGACGCCCCGGCCAATAGCGCTAGGCGATATGGTCGAGCGCGAACCCAAGGATCCCGAATATCTGTCGACCCTCGAGCGGGGTCTCAGCGTGCTGCGCGCCTTCGACCAGGCCCATCCCGAGATGGCGCTGTCGGAGGTCGCGGCGATCACCAACCTGTCGCCTGCGGTGGCACGGCGCTGCCTCAACACTCTGGTCGCGCTCGGCTATGTCGCGCAGGTCGGGCGGCGCTTCCTGCTTCGGCCCGAGGTGCTGACCTTCGGCTCCGCCTATCTCTCCTCGATGAACATCGAGCAGGTCGCGGTGCCGCCGCTGCAGGCTCTCCGGGACCAGACTGG containing:
- a CDS encoding CoA transferase codes for the protein MALPLAGIQVLEMGTFITGPAAGMMLADLGAEVIKVEQPVTGDPFRSFRGGLYAPHFQTWNRNKKSITLETRTPAGRTALNGLVAGADVFIQNFRPGVAAKLGVDAERLQRINPRLVYCSISGFGSTGPDRDRPAFDTVAQAASGFLRLLLNPGKPRVVGPAIADVMTGFYAAQGILAALHDRHATGRGRLVETSMFEAMCHFNLDDFTHLLSDGQLMGPYSRPHVSQSYVFQCSDGQWLALHMSSPPKFWENLAVAVDQPGMLALPAFASREARIAHYEDVLAFLAPIFATRSRAEWCARLTELEVPNAAVATSAEVLASPQARHLQLEIAAPGPMGEFRTIRSPLSFDGERALSVTAPPLLGADNDAILGPQDRAAAR